The genome window GTTATATTTGTTCtgttaatatttgaaaaaaaaaaggatgagcAGTTTCCAGTATAGTGATGGCATGATAAAATcaccttattttttttacattttaatagaaaactAAGTCTAAAATATTGTCACTGATTATAATCTTATTTGGAACTAGATGCAAGTTCAGTATTTCCACTAAGCCTACAAAGTGCTTACAGGCTACCCTCATGAAAAATTCAGGTTTGTACTAAAATCACTTTTCAATGACCTCATGGCTTAGAGAtgaaaaaatgtgttaaaaaaaaaggaggaagttTGCCTTCAGGAGCGTTCTAATACTGGAGTTAGGAAAACTCCTAcctgcaaagctgctgtggaTTCTTCACTGGGCAGGGAATCTATGAGGACATCGATATCCTTGGCAGTGCGAGCAATCAGAGCTGCGAACAGCTGGGCATACTCtgcacaaaacacagcacaactCAGGCAATCACTCAGGGAATTaagagaaacaaacacaacTCTGCTGTCACAATGCTATGCAGAAAGTGCAGCCGACATCCACTGACGACTTAACCTCCACCACTCCACCAGCTAAGGGGGAATTATTTGCGAGGCCGGATTTTGCATTCCCGAGCGCACCGGGCCGCAGCACGCTCATGTGCAGGGGACGCAGGGAGCCGGACTCACCTTCCGTGGGGTTCACGGGCTGATCCTTGTTTATGGCCGTCTGGATGTTGCTGAAGGAGGCCGGCGGGCCGCACTGCTGCAGCACGCCGATGGCGTTACAGAACTGGTCCGCGAGCTGCCGGCACCAATTAACACGGCGTTAATCACCCTGCCCCACCGCTACAGCCACCCCCGGCTCCCGGCGCACCCGCTCCCGCCCAGCACCCCGGACGTGTGGAGGGTGCGCACCCCACACCCGCGGCCATTCCCCAGGCCGGGGGACTGCGGGCAGGGGGCCGCATCACCGCACCCCCGCACAGGCGGCGCAGCCCGTGCCGTGCCCCGCGGCCCCGGACGAGCGGAGGCAGAGGCCCGAAAATGGAATGTGAGAAATGCCTCACCGAGTTGACGGCGTCCTGCAGCTGTGTCAGCCGGTCCGCCATGGCCGCGCCTCagtcgccgccgccgcccctgAGGCGCGGACCCGCGGGGCGCGCGCGCCGCCTGGCGGCCGGGAGGAACGGTTGGGGGAAGGCGGGGAGAACCCGGCCTCGGCGCGGCTGCCCGGGGCGGCGCTGGAGTCACCGGCCCTGAgggtgtttaaggaaagactggacttggcactcagtgccatggtctgctTGGCACGGCGGTGTTCAATCACAGGTTaaacttgatgatctcagaagTCTTTTCCTACCTAAGTGATTCTGCCACGGCCTGAGCAGCTTTTGCTGTGCAGCAGTCTCTCTGATCCCAGCTGAAGGCCATAGCAGTGCTCCACTCCAGCCCCGATCTGAGCAGGGAAACGCCAGAGTGTAGTGTTCCCAACAAGCCAAATCAGAGACAGCATCCggcctcccagcccaggggttGGAGAATAAATGCAATTTGTGCCAGTCAGTTTGTGCCCATCTTTCTTATCTCTGACAGCTGGGTACAATGCCAACCTTCTCCCAGGTGGACCTTAGAGGTCATCTCTTTCCAAACTCCTGCcactggcagggacactttccactatcccaggttgctcagagcaaccatccaacccggccttggacacttccagggatgaggcagccacagctttcctgtgccagggccttgccaccctcacaaggaagaatttcttctaatatccaatctaaaactcagtttgaagccatttctgTTATCCTGTCACAACACGCCTTTGGAATTAACCACTCTGAAGCCTTGTCACAGATGCTGCGGGTGCAGCAATCATACAAATTTTATTATCTGCCCAAAGTGTTTTCGCGACGGCACGGCTGGGTGAGGATTTTGTTTGCTGGGAAGTGGGGTCTCTTCACGTCCCAAAGTTAAGCCCCAAGTCCCAAACTGCCGGTCCGAACCCCACCGTGCATTTTTAGGAGTTCGCAGCTGTTACTGCGGCCAAGCGCTTCCCCTCCGCACTCCCACCGCCCTTCCCGGCAGGGCCCTGCCGCAGGTGCCGGAGGGGGCGGGAGCGGCTCCATCCAGCCGGGCGGGCGGGCCCCGCCTGCGGGCCGCCCccagcgcccgccccgccccagCTGCCCGGCCTTTCCCGGCCTCAGCCCCCCTTCCCCGCTCCCTCCGCGGCACCATGTGGGTCTCGCCGCGCTCCGcggtgctcctgctgctcatggGGGTCCTGCGCCATGGCGGAGCCTCAGGTGAGGAGCGGGGGGCGCGTGGGGCTGTGGCCGCCATTAAGCGGCCGGAGGAGCCCGGCTCGTACCGGGAACCGCGGGGCTGTGCCCGGGTCGTGTCCAGCGGCGGGGGCTTGCTGCCTGCCAGTGCGGAGCCTCTTGGGGCTTGCTGCGGCTGCGGAGCCTTTTGGGCTGTCCCCGGTGCTGGCCGCTGTCCGGAGGGATGAGCAGGAGTGCGGAGCATAGCTGCCTGCGGCGCTGTAGAAGCGATTAGTGATTATCTTAATCTTTCATATGGACAAGGAGAGCCACCCTTTTCCCCCGCTTTCCCTCCCtatccactttttttttttttaatgccttaaTTGCTATGGATGCCATAATTTTAACTGTTTCGTGGATAATTCGGAATCATTTTAGGTGCGGTACAGCTGATGCGGCTGGTGTAGGGCTGGATTCCCCGAACAGAAACAAGGTGATATTTGCTACCTATGAACATGAGTTTGTTTACATGGTAAGGGGAATATGGTTAAAAggaggtttggttttgtttgcttggtttttccACCCTGACCGTGTACAGGTGTGCATGGGTTCCCACCACCCTAGTGGATGGTGGGTTGAAAACCATTGTCGCTATAAAACTATGGAAAGGAGCAAAACCTAGAATTTGCAGCTTGATTCCTAAACTTACTTTTTGTCTGTACTGATGTAATCTGACTTTATTTGGCACGGgctttttttgtaatttctctGTGTTCCTGCATGTGACCAAAATAGGAGTCCAGAGTTAAGTGTGCTATAATCAGTATAGTTTGGGAAGATTTAcagtccctttttttttttctggttaaatTCTTATCTgttcaaataaaggaaaaaataaacagtttccTCTCAGAGATAATTCAGAGATAAGCAATCAGTCCTTTGTATCAGGGCTGATGTAAGCCTCCTCCTCttagttttgctttatttttatacttGCTTCTAACCATAGACTCATCGAATGGTTTGGGACtctaaagctcatctcatttcAACCCCCCTGCAATGGTCTAGTGGAccccttccactagaccaagttgctgAATgccccacccaacctggccttgaatgaATGAAGCTTAATTGTCCCAAAGGAGACTCTTGGGATACTTTgaagggctgcaggacagcatTTGGAACCAGTCCCGGGTGTGGAAGGCTTCTCTCTGCCCAAGTCTCATGCCCAAGATCCTAGGGGAGAGCCGAGTATTCCCTGTTTCTTGCAGGACCTAAAAGCTTTGGCTGTGCACCTGATGGTCACACGCAGGTGTGAGAATGAAAGCTCTGCTTTCTTAGACCTTGATGTCCTTAAGATAACTTAAAGGATGCTAACAAGCAGTTTGTCTCCTGGACTTGATGAAAATGGGTCATGTgttgagtaattttttttacaatatgTAAAAAGGCAAAGCAACTATGAGACTAAGCAAGCTGTTTTGCCTTGAAGGAACctgttgctgtttttccttgCACGATTGAGGGTGGAGggggaaaatatttcccttgTGAAAATCTAATAAGCTGTGTAATTTGTGTACTAGAGTCTAGCTGATCATTAGGGCCTTTAAACAAGGCTACTTGCTTAATGGTTCACTGATTTGAAATTGTCTTGTGCTTATTCAGTTGTGGACACCCACTTtgcagggatgggctctgctAACGCCTAATCCTTGAAGATCCTGCTTCATTTAAAAAGTGCTGGTTAGTAAAAAACTTTGCATGATGGCCTGTGTTACCTCTCTGGGTTTCTGATGGTCTGCAGCTCCTCAAACTTGGTCTTTGTGCAGAAGTGTTTTATACATTGTGTTTGTTGCCTTCCAGGGAGCTCTGTCTTCCTGAGGAGGAGTTCAACTGGCTGTGTTTGCTACATCCCAAGGGGGCtgtttagttttggaaaaactAAAGTGAATTTATACTGTAATCAGGACTGAGCGGTGCTTTTGTAAAGGGAGCTTATCTGGGTGAAACTTGGAAACTTGTTTGTGCCAGCTATTTAATCTATGCAGAGATGATACTTTAGAAGTTCACACAAACCTCTTCCCTCACTTTTGAGGCTGTAAAGACCTCTAGCCTGGTGAACAGAATAGTCctctgggatgggaatggtgCAGATGGTGACAAGCCACCTTCTGTGGTATCTGCTTTAAGCATCAAGCTGTTCTAAGCATGAGTCTCAGTACACACACAGTCAAAGTTCAGAAGCTTTCAGAAGTATTCCTGCTTCTTTTGGGAGCTGGGTAGGTGCTGTATTTTTTGGGGGTTCAGTAGTGTGGGAAGACAGACCCTGTAGCCAGACTCCCATGATCTGGGTCTGCATGGCCTTACAGGTCTGATAGGATATGGCTCCAGGCTTTATTCTGTTAAGTAACTGTATGCTAATGTTTTTCTTACTCAAACTGGTTGTTGGTCTGAGCTTGCACTTCATCTTCATTAAATGTCTTCATGTGACTACTTGTTGTTGTACTCCCTGCACTGGGAAGTTCTCCTTAGCTCCTGGAGTTTGCTTACATCAGGTTGTTTTGCATATCCACTGAAAGGTGCTCAGCACCCAGTAGAAATGACTGCACAGAACCTCTCTGAGGGAAGCATAGTGTTTGAGCATGGCTCTGCAGGTGAAGACTGTTCTGTATAGGCAGCAGGGGCATTTCTTCAGTTGTATTTCTTACTGGAAATTGGACTGCTAGGTGTAATTAAGAACTCTGTGTGGTTAACTGCTCTGTGGTGGTGGGGAGTAACACTTGGCTATTGGAGCTGGAAATGTGGTTTACTCAAAGCATCAGAGCAGCCAAGAGCTTGGCACTGAATCAGCACAATGGAAACAGTTAAAACTGGGTGTAGCCTGTTGGGGAAACTGTGTGTCACAGGGAAGGGATAACAAGCGCAGAGGCTCTggaattgttttgtcttgttttgagTTAGGAATAAGGACTTCTGATCTCAGAAGAGTTTCAGGAGGTTCTATTTCTTTGCTGTCTTTACTGGCTTTGTCCCTCATGTGAGAGAAGAGGTAGTGTGAGGTGACAGAGTGGGCTGTTTGCTCTGTTCACCAGTTCTGTGTGCAGGACTAACTGTGCTCCAGTTCTGGTGCTCTTTATGGAGTAATACATGCTCAGtgctccatctctgctctgctgctgctcggtttcagcagtgctggcttCCTTTCACCATCTGTGTAGTTGATAAGCTCTGTAATAGTTTGGGTTCCTCTCATGTATCTAACCCAAAATTACTCTGATGTGCAGTGACTGTTACAGTCCTTCCTACAGGGCAAGGAAGAGAGCATATACTGACACTTTGGAGTGCTTCCAGACCTTCACTGTTGGAAGCAATAAAACAAGTTGGGATGCCTGGATTTTGCTCCTGTCTCTGTTGCTGACTTGTTGGATCAACTCTCTCACTTGTGAGATGGTGTTAAATGTGCTGCTGGTCCTGCAGACCTGCCTGGTGGGCCACCTCTGGGCAGATCAAGCTTGCCCAAAGGAGAAGGTTGCATGCTGTGACCAGCACTATGTGGTCATTGAGGCTCTGTGTCCACCTTCAAAGGATGTTTGACAAGACAAGACTTGTCTGATGGGTGTAGATGTTCTTCATCCTGTGTCTCTGCTCTTGTGCCCAGACTTTGGGATAATGTGTGTCACATGTGCTGTTCTCGGAGCAGTTATGCAAACAGAAAGCAATATAGAACACCATACCTTAATTCACCACGCTAATTAAACTTGAGAGAGTGCCTCTGACATTTAGAGTCTCATGATCACGCTGAAGTAGtggctgtgtgtcctgctgaTGAATCTGTCCTTATTTATGCAGAGGCCCCTGGGTATGGGTACAGAGTGGAGGTGAGAAACAAGGCGGAACAATGCAGCTTTTTCCCCTTGATGTAGATCACACAGAGAATGTGTATGGTCTCAGCTTTTTTCTCAAAGAACAAAAGTGTGAATGTCTTGGTTCAGGAAGCTCTGCTAAAGTTTTTAAagatcaaagaaaaatattttttgtgaatTGTAAGCATTCACTGTAAATTTCTGAATGTATCAATGTATAGTCTGTGCCTTCTGAATGCTTTTCTTTAGCATTCATACTGCTACTTGCATTTGTGATAGAACTTGAGCTAGTGAGGAAGGATCAGAGGATAACTGAATGCTGCTCAAGGGACTCTGAAGAATCAGAAACTGAAGGATGCAcaaattttttttgcagttttaattttacattaCTGTGTGAAAAATTGATGTAGAAGCTTCTACCTTAACACAAATTGCAGatgatggagaagaaaaatggagcATCTTTCTTTCCTCACAAGTAGTTTATGAACCCCCATATTTTAGCGGAGGTTTTATTGGTGATGCAGTACTGGTATTAATTGAATTTTGGGAGTGAGCATGTAGGTTGAAGTTCCTTCCCTCACTGTATGGAGTGGAGGAGGCATAACAGCTCCCCTCTTTTAACATATCAGGAGGCCAAAACACTGGCCAATGATGCCAGTTCTTggcagaagagagagaaaagtaacagaaaatcAGTCAGAGTACTGGGTATAGTTTCAGGTAAGTAAACTGTCACCCTCCCTGTGGAATGGgagcccctcagtgtcaccagCAAGTGTCCCTTGGACGGTGCTGCTGGTGACTCTGTTAGGGAACTCGGCAATACCAACCCTTTCCACCAGAGGCAACTTCACTGAGGAAGTGTGTATGTTCAGGCTTGATAAGTTTTGGGTCTGTTTGGGTACAGAAGCAGGCAGAGGAATTCAGGGAAAAGCCTGAAAGGCATtgtgcagcctggctgcagccaccaaCCAAAGAGCATCTTGTGGCTTCTATGTGGCTGCTTCGCTTTCCTGCCTTGgcatcccctgtccctgcagcacagtgagAAGCCAGGCTTGCTTGCAGGACTTGAATGACAAGCCAAAGCTGATTCTCAAAGCTCTTGTATCCTAGGTCATGTGGttctctttaaattaaaatgacagTGGATCATGGGGTTATGCTCATTGTAAGAAAAAATGGTCTGGGTTGTGTCTAGGAAAAATTAGTCAGATTTTTAGGTCTAGAGATGGGGATGTAGCAGTCCTAATGATTAAAAACTGTTTGGCAGCAAAAAATGTGGAATAGCTGAAAGTGGGTAAATGTATGTATGTAAACTACAGATTTGACTCAGTCTTCTGGAACTTGACTTCAATTCCCATGGTTTGTAGGAATTCACCTGAAAAGTCTGATGGATATTGTGCAAGTTGGCTGGCTGGTACAAACATACCTGCCTGTATTTGCCAAAGATCAGGCAGTCTTCAGTATCTTCTCTTACTGACTTTTTGGAGTGTAGCTGGCTGATTGGCTGAGCTGTATCAAATCCTTACTCCT of Molothrus ater isolate BHLD 08-10-18 breed brown headed cowbird chromosome 5, BPBGC_Mater_1.1, whole genome shotgun sequence contains these proteins:
- the MED21 gene encoding mediator of RNA polymerase II transcription subunit 21, with the protein product MADRLTQLQDAVNSLADQFCNAIGVLQQCGPPASFSNIQTAINKDQPVNPTEEYAQLFAALIARTAKDIDVLIDSLPSEESTAALQAASLHRLEEENHEAAARLEEVVYRGDVLLEKIQSALADIAQSQLKTRSGTHSQPLPDS